A region of the Pygocentrus nattereri isolate fPygNat1 chromosome 27, fPygNat1.pri, whole genome shotgun sequence genome:
taaaaataaaggttcttttcACAATGCCTAAGAAGAATGGTATTCATTATCTAAAGAGCTTTTCAAATGGATGATACactggagaaccatttttgtaagtgagatgtgtgagtgtgaagaaacctttcaaagtttaaagaacctccacataacaTAAAGGTTCTAGAAAGAACACCATGTGAAGATCATTTGAACTctgcttcacactcacaaatatttttgtaacatggttctttaggggctctggcatcactcaaagaaccatttgtggcGACTTTTTTAcgtctacactgttagaaataaaggttctgtgctggAACATTTTCCAATCATCAaagcacaaacaatgtaaatgtaccttcacaggtaaaacagtggttttaagatccagttgtgcaccttaaataattTTACCTGCCCTCTGCATCTAGAGAGCAAAATAGCAACTATTATACTTCATATCAATATATAGTATCTTCATTTCTTATAGGCCAAAGGTCTGTAGTAAGAACTACAATAACATAAGTGCAACACCTCAGTTCCTCAGAGGTAAAAAACAGTTTAACAGAGAGACTTTGTCCACTGTAAATCCTTGAGGTTATCTGTTTCTGCCATTCCCTTCATATTGGTGGTCCCCTAGTAGCAGTGTATGGTCTTTTAGCACCCCtcccctgcacattttaaacgTTTTGCCTGCTCTAATACCCCCACACTCATTGAAATAAAGGTGCGAATAAGGTTCTCTGGAGCAGTGCCGTATAGGAATCATTAAAGAATCTTTCAAAggatagttctttaaagaaccattttgtaaaTGCGAGTGTGAAGAAGCTTTGTGAAGTCTGAAGAACTTCAGAAGGTTCTGTGGCAGTGAAAGCTATTATCCTTTTAGTTTTAAGAATACACTGCCTCTCATGAAGACTGAATCAGAGTATTAGAGCAAAGAAAACACTGGAACGTGCAGGACAGGGAGTAggccaggaccaggattgggaaccATGGTCTTCTAGTCAGCGTGGGATCCGTGTCTCTCCTTGACCTGCAGGATTTTGTGAGTCTTCATAGTTTTGCGGCAGACTAATGCGCATGTGCCGTTTCTCCTTGAAGCGGCCTGAGCGGGACACGCGCAGATTTCGGCGGCTATGGCCCTCGCCGAATGTGGGCTGTACAGCTGAGTCGTCATATGTGTCTTCATTCGACAGCGTGCTGACCTCTGACGCCTGCTGCTGAGGCTGTGGAACCTCCTGCTGCTCTGGCTTGGTGGGGCTCTCCTTCGTGGTGGACGTGTTGGTAGTGACAGGTGCCGAGGCAGTATGGGCTCCCAGTTCTTGTTCCAACATGGCTGCTGACTCTCTGGccgccttcctcctcttcccCACAAATGACCTCCACCAAGGAGCAGTTTTCTCCGTCATTTTTTCACACCCTGGGTACAAACAGGCCCACTGTCATCACCATATCATGCAACAGGTAAATAGCTGCTTTAGGCTGCAGATGGTACACTTGGTTAAAGTACAGCAGGTTGAGAATTCAGGCCTACCTGTGGTAAACAACTATGTCAATGGCTACCAACTGTGGACCTGCCATGACTCTTGTCATGAGTATTAATGGTGTTTTCCCTGAATGCACTAACACCTTCAACCCGGGGAGGATTTGTTCATTAGCTGAATTTCTGAACTACAGTGGGTAACAAGTGCTTTCTGAGTTGACACAGGATGGAATAAGATTACAGCAGGGAAACTGCTAAATTCTAAAATATGTAGGAGTCCTTCTAAACCAGAGtgcacatgtacatatatatatgattctgttgttctcagaacaaaaccatgtatctccaaagtggtaacttagTTTACtcttaatgtgagtcaatggagccagccttttttccaagtcattttggggctAATTCTTTTGGTCCACCCGTTATGAagtttgcacacaatgtaaaagtcgacaggtattttttaaaaattatgtcaaaaactgaaaatcaaaagGTCTTggtgttttaacttaaaaatataacttaaatttgttgttttaacttaaaaatataAGCATATTAACTAGGCTGCCTTAAAATTTTAGGTGAGCTTCCagtagaaagtgtgtgtgtctgtgtgtgtgtgtgtgtgtgtgtgtgtgaactagtaagttaacagaacaaaAATCTGTGCCATActttttatttgaagttcaatTAACTTCAATTTTTGAGGCAGCTTGGTTACTAACTTTGCCAAAGTACACTTTATACAGTAAAACTAGAAGTGTGACAGGTTTTAAACACGCCTACTCCTCTCTAACAGCAATGCTGCCGTAGTCTCTAGAATGACGTCTTACTATTTAAAGACTATTAAAAACCCCAGTCTGATGAGATGGTTTGAAGGAGGAAGAATAAATTTGAAAGACTGCAAGTGCTTTGGGGTGAACACGTGAGGACTGgctctttatttacttttcattaTACCTTTAACAAAGAAAACCATCTGATGACCAACAGATGGCAGCTAACAACACAGATGCATTTTTCAGCCTCTAAATCagtggctagcagtcaggacttGTTGAGTGAGTCCCAAAGTTTGCGTGATGTATTACCATaaagcatgctgggtattgtactgagagaacactgatggaaGAAAACAAGAATTATACTAAACTGTGAATTCTGTTTGACAGATACGGCTGAGGGGTTCATTGCTGTACTACAGAATGAAATAACCCAACAGATTCGAGCTGTAGGCCAGGACGTCTGCTTAACCAAGTGTTGGCATGTTGACAAAAAGGCAACACTTAAGATTGAGCAGCATTTTATTAAGACTCAGCAGACTTGAGGAGTCGGTTGTGGATGGTAAAAACActttactgctgtttttcttaGATGATGTCATTTAGTGTCTGTCAGCATGGCTACACCTGGTTAAGGTTCAGAAGTCTAAGCTGTCTGTGGTGAGCAATTTCCACTGAACTGCTGAACTGATTTTACAAACTTCATGCGCTGCAGATCCGCAGACGTTGTTGTTGACCTCTTTTGGTGCCTTTCACTGTCAGCATGGCTCAACAGTGGTTAGCCCATTAACCCATCTGTTTTTTGTAAACAGACATGCTGTTCACCGCGTCTAAACCTGCTGAACCTGAACCAAGCGATAGCCTCCGACTTCTTTTGATGACGGTTAGCACGGCTACAGTCCCCCCGAGGCTTTTGTTTGTCGCTAAACCCCCTTGAGGATATTTAATGGCAGTGATTCACACTTCAAGAACGAAGCTGCTCATCTGCTTCACCGACTCACCTGGATGTGGTGGGAGAACACGAGAGGGCTGAAAAAACACCCCAGCTGTGGAGTGTGAGGAACGAGAGAGAAATGAGCGTCCGAACGGGCTGACAGGTGCGGCAGGTAGGCTGCCCGGCCGTCCCTCAGTCCTCAGCTGCTGGAGAAACTAGAGGAACCACCAGGCGTCATATTCAGTCTCCTCTGAAGAGTCCACACTCCTCATAGACGTACAGTTACTGCGGTTTCAGCAGCTCTCCGTCTCAGCTCAACTTCGTTTCTCCACCAGAAGCAGTCAGCAGTGATTTTGACGCCTCTCCGGTTTTGAGACTTTATAGCGTCGTCGTGTTTTACTCCAGTCTTCAGATTCCACCTCCGAAACTGGCACGAGCGCACCTGCTCTCTGTTTCCATTGGACGAGCAGCACGAGGATCGGTCACGTGAGCGGGACTCAGGTAGGCCTGGGTGAAGTGGTGGGCGGGGCCTGAAAGGTTGCCCCGGTAACGCACCGCGAGTCTCTTTCTTCCCCTCAGTGaaactttttcttctctctctctctctctctctctctctctctctctctctctctctctctctctctctctccctcccttcctctctctctctctctcctctctctctctctctctctctctctctctccgctctctctctctctctctctctctctctctctctctccctctctctctctctctctctctccctctctctctctccctcccttcctctctctctctctctctctcctctctctctctctctctctctctctctctctctccctccctctctctctctctctctctctctctctccactctctctccctctgtctctctctccctctgtctctctccctctctctctctctctctctctctctctctctctctctctctctctctccgcctccctctctctctctctctctctctctccgctctctctctctccctctctctctctctttctcctccctctctctctctctctctctctctctctctttcctctctctctctctctccctccctccctctgtctctctctctctctctctttctccccccccccccctctctctctctctctctctttctcctccctctctctctctctctctctctctaggtgggGAGCATTCTTTAGCACGTTAAACAAATGAACCCAACCCTTTACTACAATGTCGGCAGCTATGGAGTCTTCATGCTGCAGTTTATAGAAGGATCCTCACTAAAGTCCATCCTCATCTCTGACGCGTGCTTTAGGAGCTGCTTTAGTCGAGGTTTTGAGCGCTGCTGCCTGACCAGCCGCCGCTGAACAGTTATAATGTCTCTTCCACATCGTTAGCTGCTCAGGCTGCAGTGGACACAAGGGCTTCATTCTGTTTGGCTGCGCTGAATGCAGAATGCGGTGAGTGGGCTAGAgctgcagcgctgctgtgttATTTCTGACGCGGCTGTGAGCGGCTGAATAGACTGACTGCAGGCCTGGTGTGTAGTACATCAGACTTAAGATACTCCTTTAGCCTGCCTCTGCTGTGTGTTATGACTCTTCCAGCTCTTCAAGCTTTTCTTTACagcttttcttttaaaaaaataataaattaagcCAAGTAGGAGCCATTCGAGTTCATCAGTGCCCCCAGCATGAGCTGACTCAAAAAGGCTGTGAAATAAGTTGCTTTGAAATGGTACGTTGTTTTTGAGTTTACACATGTTCATACATACTCAGGGCCTAAATCAGTACTGTAGCCAGTTTATGGTAGTGAGAGATGCCACCTACAATAAAGCATTACTTCACATGCATTTCAACATATATGGGATGTTTGCAATCGGCTACATAGTGCAGATTGTGCGTGTAATATTCACTCCTTCTGGGAACAGGACGGGTTGgccacatttaatattttataagtCAAGTGGCTTTTTGAATTCTGGGCTTTTACTTTTCAAATCATTATATTACACCAAGATCTTTCCACGGTTTTTTCTCCAACAGCAACGATCACCATGTGTATACTCTCCATATGAACATATGTAATCATTTGAATTGAAATCCAAATACATGTTATACTGCTGTTATTAAAAGTGTAGGCAAATCAATTTAacaagcctctctctctctctctctctctctctgtctctctctctctctctctctctctctctctctcttttcctctctctctctctctctctctctctctctttatctctctctctctctcttttcctgtaAGTACCATCTCCCCATAAGTGGCATCAACATTCCTAAACTATAGGCTGAAAGACAGACGGATATTATTCCATCACAAAGATATTTAAAGACTGTGTGAGGGATTCCCATGTCCCCACGGTTTACTCTTGCAACATGCCCTGTCACTCATGGCTGGTCCTGACGTAAGTTCGCTGTTGGGCAGACAACTGGAACGCTGACAGTTTCAGTGGTGCTGGCAGCCAAGCATGTTCCACAGCTTTAACTTCACCACAGTGACCATTCAAGAGATTAAGGTCAATTTCCTTAATTCAGCTATGAATgttgtcccccccccccccccccccccccctctctctctctctctctagttcaatctctcgctctttctgtctctcagtctttctttttcactctctatctctctctctagctctttctgtctttctctctctttctctctctctctctctctctctctctctctctctctctagctctttctgtctttctctttctttctttctctctctctctctctctctctctagctctttctgtctttctctttctttctttctttctttctttctctctctctctctctctctctagctctttctgtctttctctttctttctctctctctctctctctctctagctctttctgtctttctctttctttctctctctctctctctctctctctctctctctctctgtctttctgctttTCTAAGTATTCACATTCCACACATTCCACTCATTGACGTGCCCTTTGTAagtgttttttcagtgtttatctCTGTCGAAGTTCTTCCTGTATACTGTATCTTCACTCATATCTGTCTCTCATTGAAGAAGAGGTTGAGAGGGGACCTTgtcaatttttcaaaagtttgacATAATGAAACGGGACAC
Encoded here:
- the LOC108425153 gene encoding proline-rich protein 15 — its product is MTEKTAPWWRSFVGKRRKAARESAAMLEQELGAHTASAPVTTNTSTTKESPTKPEQQEVPQPQQQASEVSTLSNEDTYDDSAVQPTFGEGHSRRNLRVSRSGRFKEKRHMRISLPQNYEDSQNPAGQGETRIPR